A single region of the Psychrobacter alimentarius genome encodes:
- a CDS encoding 3-oxoacid CoA-transferase subunit A: MINKADKNITDVLSQIKDGATIMIGGFGTAGQPAELIDALIDLGVKDLVIINNNAGNGDHGLAKLLKTGAVRKIICSFPRQSDSWVFDELYHAGKIELELVPQGNLACRIQAAGMGLGAVYTPTGFGTLLAEGKEMRHIDGKDYVLEYPIKADFALIKADKGDRWGNLVYRKSARNFGPIMAMAADITIAQVSKTVELGKLDPEHIITPGIFVQHVVQIEPTSSTTAAIA, encoded by the coding sequence ATGATTAACAAAGCAGATAAAAACATCACGGATGTGCTCAGTCAAATCAAAGACGGTGCCACTATTATGATTGGCGGTTTTGGCACAGCAGGACAACCTGCCGAACTGATTGATGCGCTCATTGATTTGGGTGTTAAAGACCTAGTGATTATCAACAATAATGCTGGTAATGGTGATCATGGACTTGCCAAGCTATTAAAAACAGGCGCGGTGCGCAAAATTATTTGCTCGTTTCCGCGCCAATCGGATTCTTGGGTATTTGATGAGCTATATCATGCAGGCAAAATCGAGCTTGAGCTGGTACCACAGGGCAATCTGGCGTGCCGTATTCAAGCCGCAGGTATGGGACTTGGGGCGGTATATACGCCAACGGGGTTTGGCACTTTACTTGCCGAAGGTAAAGAGATGCGCCATATCGATGGTAAAGACTATGTCCTTGAGTATCCGATTAAAGCAGATTTTGCGTTAATCAAAGCAGATAAAGGCGATCGTTGGGGTAACTTAGTCTACCGCAAATCTGCCCGCAATTTCGGTCCTATCATGGCGATGGCAGCTGACATCACTATCGCTCAAGTTTCTAAAACGGTCGAGCTTGGTAAGCTAGATCCCGAACACATAATTACACCCGGTATCTTTGTACAGCACGTGGTGCAAATTGAACCTACTTCCTCTACTACCGCAGCGATTGCTTAA
- a CDS encoding 3-oxoacid CoA-transferase subunit B — MSHRLLTRDQIAERAAQDIPDGAYVNLGIGLPTKIAKYLPADKDVFLHSENGLLAFGPPPAKGEEDPELINAGKEYVTMLDGGSFFHHGDSFAMMRGGHIDICVLGAFQVAANGDLANWSTGAPDAIPAVGGAMDLAVGAKKVFVMTNHTTKTGEPKIVSELTYPVTGKHCVDRIFTDLCVIDVTDKGLVVTEMVEGLSFAELQAVTDATLIDATGINATQV; from the coding sequence ATGAGCCATAGATTACTTACACGGGATCAAATCGCTGAGCGTGCTGCCCAAGATATTCCAGATGGTGCCTATGTCAATTTGGGCATTGGCTTACCCACCAAAATTGCAAAATACTTACCGGCTGACAAAGACGTATTTTTACATTCAGAAAATGGCTTATTGGCTTTCGGCCCGCCTCCTGCCAAAGGTGAAGAAGATCCCGAACTTATCAATGCCGGCAAGGAATACGTCACCATGCTTGATGGTGGTAGTTTCTTTCACCACGGCGACTCATTTGCCATGATGCGCGGTGGTCATATCGACATATGTGTGTTGGGTGCATTTCAAGTGGCGGCCAATGGTGACTTGGCCAACTGGAGTACGGGCGCGCCAGATGCCATACCTGCTGTTGGTGGCGCTATGGACTTGGCTGTTGGTGCCAAAAAAGTCTTTGTGATGACCAATCACACGACCAAAACAGGTGAGCCAAAGATAGTCAGCGAACTCACTTATCCTGTGACAGGCAAGCACTGCGTCGATCGTATCTTTACCGATCTATGTGTCATTGATGTCACTGATAAAGGGCTGGTAGTCACAGAGATGGTTGAGGGCTTGAGCTTTGCTGAGTTGCAAGCAGTGACTGACGCCACACTCATTGATGCCACAGGAATCAATGCCACGCAGGTATAA
- the pcaF gene encoding 3-oxoadipyl-CoA thiolase — translation MTDFITGLNDAYIIDAIRTPFGRYGGGLAPIRADDLGAIPIKALMKRNANVDWKQVDDVIYGCANQSGEDNRNVGRMSSLLAGLPYQVPATTVNRLCGSSMDAIAIAARAIKAGEANLIIAGGVESMSRAPFVMGKSDKAFGRAQTLEDTTMGWRFINPKLDALYGTETMPQTAENVAEQFDINRADQDAFALRSQQRTKAAQASGFFKDEITSVIIPKRKGEAVTIYVDEHPRADTTLEKLTKLRAIVKENGTVTAGNASGINDGAAAFLIASEQAVTQFDLKPRARIVAATTVGVEPRIMGFAPAPAIKKLLAQTGLSLDEMDVIELNEAFAAQSLACTRDLGLPDDSARVNPNGGAIALGHPLGASGARLVLTALNQLEKTSKRFAICSMCIGVGQGIAMIIERIDHQSS, via the coding sequence ATGACCGACTTTATCACTGGTTTAAATGACGCTTATATTATTGATGCCATTCGCACACCATTTGGGCGTTATGGCGGTGGTTTGGCACCAATACGAGCAGACGATTTAGGTGCCATCCCCATCAAAGCATTAATGAAGCGTAATGCTAATGTTGACTGGAAGCAAGTAGATGATGTTATCTATGGCTGCGCCAATCAGAGCGGAGAAGACAATCGTAATGTTGGACGTATGTCATCACTACTGGCTGGCCTGCCTTATCAAGTGCCCGCGACTACGGTAAATCGTTTGTGCGGCTCATCAATGGACGCCATCGCCATTGCCGCTCGTGCGATTAAAGCTGGAGAAGCCAACCTTATTATCGCAGGCGGTGTTGAAAGCATGAGCCGTGCGCCATTTGTGATGGGTAAATCAGACAAAGCATTTGGTCGTGCTCAAACCCTTGAAGACACCACGATGGGCTGGCGCTTTATCAATCCAAAGCTTGATGCCTTATACGGTACGGAAACCATGCCACAAACTGCCGAAAATGTCGCTGAGCAGTTTGATATCAATCGCGCTGACCAAGATGCGTTTGCGCTACGTAGCCAACAACGTACCAAAGCGGCGCAAGCATCGGGATTTTTCAAAGATGAGATTACCTCAGTCATTATTCCGAAGCGCAAAGGCGAGGCTGTTACTATTTATGTGGATGAACACCCTCGTGCTGATACCACGCTTGAAAAATTAACCAAACTTCGTGCCATCGTCAAAGAAAACGGCACAGTGACGGCGGGTAACGCTTCAGGTATTAATGATGGTGCGGCCGCTTTTTTAATCGCTTCAGAGCAAGCGGTGACACAGTTCGATTTAAAACCACGCGCTCGTATTGTGGCGGCAACGACAGTCGGTGTAGAACCGCGCATTATGGGATTTGCGCCAGCGCCTGCCATAAAAAAATTACTGGCACAAACAGGTCTGTCACTTGATGAGATGGATGTTATCGAACTGAACGAAGCCTTTGCTGCGCAATCATTGGCCTGCACACGTGACTTGGGATTGCCTGACGATAGCGCACGCGTCAATCCCAATGGCGGTGCGATTGCACTTGGTCATCCATTAGGTGCATCAGGTGCAAGATTGGTCTTGACCGCGCTCAATCAGCTCGAAAAAACCAGCAAACGCTTTGCCATCTGCTCGATGTGTATTGGCGTGGGACAAGGTATCGCCATGATTATTGAACGTATAGATCACCAGTCATCGTAG